In Candidatus Hydrogenedentota bacterium, the sequence TTCCTGTGCGTCGTTCGGTTCGCCCTGCAATTGCGATCGCTTCGCTACAGTTCCGGTGTGAAGCCCTTGCGCATGGTGTTCTCCGTGACGCACCGCTGCACGGCAAAATGGGTCAGGTAGCCTGGCCCGCCCGCCTTCGCGCCACACCCGCTCAAGCCTAAGCCGCCGAACGGTTGCCTGCCCACGCGGGCGCCGGTGCAGGCGCGGTTAATGTACAAGTTGCCTGTGCGAAACCGCTGCCGTGCCTCGGCAATGTGGCGTGGGTTTCGCGAGTACACACCCCCGGTCAATGCGTATGGCGTCCGCAATGCGATCTCAATTGCGTGCGCGAAGGTGCTTGCCTCGTACACGGTGAGTACTGGACCGAACAGTTCGCGCTGCATGAGCATATGCTCCGGATCGGTTACGCGAAAGATCGTCGGCGGAACGTAGTAACCGCCCTGCGTCCACAGGCCGGTGTGCAACAGTTCAGCCCCTGCTCCCGGGTCGCCGATGACGGACATCAACCGCGTGTACGCCACCGCATCGATTACGGGCGGGACGTCGCAACCAGGGTCGCTGGCTGGGCACACGCGAAGACGTTGCGCCGCCCCAATCAGCCGATCGACAAATGGCTGGGCAATGCCGCCAACAAGTATGGCCCGCGAAGCCGCGGAGCACTTTTGTCCCGCGTAGCCAAATGCGCTGGCAAGCACTCCCGCTACGGCATCGTCCAAATCCGCGTCTTCGTCCACGACGATCGCGTTCTTTCCCCCCAGTTCGCAGATCACGGACTTCAGCATCGTCTGGCTGGGCGCCACACGCGCCGCGGTCTCCAAAATACCCCGGCCCACTTCCATGCTCCCCGTAAACGCGACGACAGCGATATCGGGATGTTCCACGAGTCTGCGTCCGACATCCTCGCCCCTCCCGGGCAGAAAGTGAACAACGCCGCGGGGAATACCCACGGTCTGCATTGCGCGAAACAGTGCATGCGCGCATGCGCTGGATTGCTCGGCCGGTTTCAGGAGTACGGAGTTGCCAGCCACCAGCGCGGCCGAAGCCATTCCGCAAAGTATCCCTATCGGAAAGTTCCACGGCGCAATCACGGCAGTCGGACCGCGACCCTCCCAGAGCCATTGATTCGACTCTCCCGGTGGCGCATCGGCAGTCTCCGGCGCCAACTCCACACGCGCCTGTCGTGCATAGTACCGGCAGAAATCAATCGCCTCGACGACATCGGCGTCCGCTTCCTGCAACGTCTTTCCGGCCTCGTACACTTCGAGCGCCGCAAGTTCGCAACGCGTGTCTTCCAGGGTGTCCGCCAGGCTTTCCAAGCATAATGCGCGTTCTTCAATCGGCCATGAGTTCCACTCCAAGCCGCCTTCGACCGCGGATGCGATGGCCTCGTCAATGTCGCTCGGCGTGGCTTGAGATACGATCGATATCAGCATCGTCGTGTCGCTCGGGTTCGAGTGCTCGAGCCCCGAATCGGTTGTGTTCGTATTCCCGTTAACGACGACCGGCACCTTGCGCGGAAACGTTACCGGCATAAGGGAAACCGATTCCGCGAGCCGCGCCCGTGCATTCTCGTCCGCAAAATCGATCAGCCCGCAGTTCTCGAACGTAGTAATGTCTCTCGGCTTTCGTCTTCCGCCGGCGCGGTTTGGGACGAGATGAAGCC encodes:
- a CDS encoding bifunctional proline dehydrogenase/L-glutamate gamma-semialdehyde dehydrogenase, with amino-acid sequence MALSKRSPVADAKDPVFEYGLSMWRCVEREHANDDGFDWLDAALDWVMREDRRRRALLQLVDVLPSLKDDDQLADHVEAYLTSDDAALPAILRGPVKVAVSKPFRHALAAVVQAQVSHIARRFIVCSTPEEAVSVLRGLWNDGFAFSADLLGERTLTDREANAVAARYLHLIELLSEATQTWPARPLLERDALGPLPRANVSLKLSALDPSQNPADPEGSASRLAALLLPILLRAKQCNVFVNFDMEQYALHEIAHRAFETCALHDELRSWRHLGIVVQAYCKEAGAYAERLVSLAARRNAPVTVRLVKGAYWDYETAVARQEGRPSPLFADKESTDANFEQITRYLLDHAGSVHAAFASHNVRSLTNAVLCASERNIGNDQYEVQMLYGMAPAEQRALRNTRHRVRLYSPVGELIPGMAYLVRRLLENSSNDGFLRLAFREGADMDQLLKRPRLHLVPNRAGGRRKPRDITTFENCGLIDFADENARARLAESVSLMPVTFPRKVPVVVNGNTNTTDSGLEHSNPSDTTMLISIVSQATPSDIDEAIASAVEGGLEWNSWPIEERALCLESLADTLEDTRCELAALEVYEAGKTLQEADADVVEAIDFCRYYARQARVELAPETADAPPGESNQWLWEGRGPTAVIAPWNFPIGILCGMASAALVAGNSVLLKPAEQSSACAHALFRAMQTVGIPRGVVHFLPGRGEDVGRRLVEHPDIAVVAFTGSMEVGRGILETAARVAPSQTMLKSVICELGGKNAIVVDEDADLDDAVAGVLASAFGYAGQKCSAASRAILVGGIAQPFVDRLIGAAQRLRVCPASDPGCDVPPVIDAVAYTRLMSVIGDPGAGAELLHTGLWTQGGYYVPPTIFRVTDPEHMLMQRELFGPVLTVYEASTFAHAIEIALRTPYALTGGVYSRNPRHIAEARQRFRTGNLYINRACTGARVGRQPFGGLGLSGCGAKAGGPGYLTHFAVQRCVTENTMRKGFTPEL